Proteins encoded within one genomic window of Tidjanibacter massiliensis:
- a CDS encoding glycosyltransferase family 2 protein, which yields MSEVKVVILNWNGYAHLRTFLPSVLRDTPEKVGVVVADNGSTDGSAEMLRAEFPRVEVLLLDRNYGYAGGYNRALACIEADYYILLNSDVETSPGWCEPLIAALDADPRLAAVQPKLRAYGRREYFEYAGACGGFIDAFGYPFCRGRILFTTERDEGQYDTFRSCFWASGACMACRREMFTRVGGFDEEFFAHMEEIDLCWRAQLVGYRIAVEPASVVYHLGGGTLPNDSPRKIYLNYRNNLWMLYKNLPAGRLWFTVPLRMAIDGASALVYLAQGRTDAFRQVWRAHMDFYRNLKVLHTKRKKIQGEAQARPCGIYGKSIVLRYCMGRKVFGDMM from the coding sequence ATGTCCGAGGTAAAGGTCGTCATACTTAACTGGAACGGCTATGCGCATCTGCGTACCTTCCTGCCGTCGGTACTGCGCGATACGCCGGAAAAGGTGGGGGTTGTCGTGGCCGACAACGGCTCTACGGACGGTTCGGCAGAGATGCTCCGTGCGGAGTTTCCCCGCGTGGAAGTGCTCCTGCTCGACAGGAACTACGGTTATGCGGGCGGTTACAATCGGGCCCTGGCATGCATCGAGGCCGACTACTACATTCTGCTCAACTCGGATGTAGAGACCTCTCCGGGTTGGTGCGAACCGCTGATAGCCGCACTGGATGCCGACCCGCGGCTTGCCGCCGTCCAGCCGAAGCTGCGTGCCTATGGCCGGCGGGAGTATTTCGAATACGCCGGTGCATGCGGCGGATTCATCGATGCGTTCGGCTATCCGTTCTGCCGGGGCAGGATACTGTTTACCACGGAGCGGGACGAGGGGCAATATGATACTTTCCGTTCCTGTTTTTGGGCCTCAGGAGCCTGCATGGCCTGCCGCCGGGAAATGTTTACCCGCGTCGGAGGGTTCGATGAGGAGTTTTTCGCTCATATGGAGGAGATAGACTTGTGTTGGCGGGCACAGCTTGTCGGATACCGGATAGCCGTAGAACCGGCGAGCGTCGTTTATCATTTAGGCGGAGGGACGCTGCCGAATGATTCGCCCCGTAAAATTTACCTGAATTACCGGAATAACCTGTGGATGCTCTACAAAAATCTGCCTGCGGGCAGGTTATGGTTCACCGTTCCGTTGCGCATGGCGATAGACGGAGCGTCGGCTCTCGTATATCTCGCACAGGGACGGACGGATGCGTTCCGGCAAGTGTGGCGGGCACACATGGATTTTTACAGGAACTTGAAAGTGCTGCACACGAAACGCAAAAAGATACAGGGGGAGGCACAAGCCCGTCCCTGCGGTATATACGGTAAATCCATCGTGCTCCGTTACTGCATGGGGCGCAAGGTATTCGGCGACATGATGTGA
- a CDS encoding lysophospholipid acyltransferase family protein gives MKKGRNDITAGASRTQKAAYYALYYLLKAVGLLPAWFLYYPLAGVCYLLLYYLFRYRLQVTRDNLQNAFPEKSREELRRIERRFYRHLAEVFIDTIDLTSISRRQLRRRMMIKDEAVHRKEVEGKDWIAGMSHYGSWEYFIAYALGDGEGRETIGVYKTLHNRVMDMLYRSIRSRMGMEPVPMSVILRHVVRDRQQGIRMGIGLIADQAPPWFHRDYWYDFLGQPTSFYDGLENMALRFGMPVYFVHIDKIRRAHYTARFELIYDGQERVAPHEITKRYAAKLEAMIRQRPELWLWSHRRWKHKPTPEELEKQREEECPR, from the coding sequence TTGAAGAAGGGGAGGAATGACATAACCGCAGGCGCAAGTCGGACGCAAAAGGCCGCTTATTACGCCTTGTACTACCTGCTGAAGGCCGTGGGACTGTTGCCGGCATGGTTTCTCTACTATCCGCTGGCAGGGGTGTGCTACCTGCTCTTGTACTATCTTTTCCGGTACAGACTGCAGGTGACGCGGGACAACTTGCAAAACGCTTTCCCCGAAAAGAGCAGAGAGGAGTTGCGCCGTATCGAACGGCGGTTCTACAGACATTTGGCTGAAGTATTCATTGATACGATAGACCTGACAAGCATTAGCCGCAGGCAGTTGCGTCGCCGAATGATGATAAAGGACGAAGCCGTCCACCGAAAGGAGGTGGAGGGGAAGGACTGGATTGCAGGCATGTCGCACTACGGCTCATGGGAATATTTCATTGCCTATGCCCTTGGCGACGGAGAGGGCCGGGAAACCATCGGAGTGTACAAAACGCTCCATAACCGGGTGATGGACATGCTTTACCGCAGCATCCGGTCGCGAATGGGCATGGAACCCGTCCCCATGTCGGTCATCCTGCGCCATGTAGTCCGCGACCGGCAGCAAGGTATCCGGATGGGGATAGGTCTCATCGCCGACCAGGCGCCTCCGTGGTTCCATCGGGACTACTGGTACGACTTTCTCGGTCAACCGACTTCGTTTTACGATGGGTTGGAAAACATGGCTTTGCGCTTCGGCATGCCGGTCTATTTCGTACACATCGACAAGATACGGCGGGCACACTATACGGCCCGTTTTGAACTCATTTACGACGGGCAGGAGAGGGTAGCGCCGCACGAGATTACGAAGCGGTATGCCGCGAAACTCGAAGCGATGATACGGCAGCGGCCGGAGTTGTGGCTCTGGTCGCACAGACGCTGGAAACATAAGCCCACTCCAGAAGAACTCGAAAAACAAAGGGAGGAGGAATGTCCGAGGTAA
- a CDS encoding DUF389 domain-containing protein, with the protein MKEEDKKRKKRVYKTLIGRFFGNVRDRFDLGEDNATQAEVEASIYKGVEFRGTNLWVLICATFIASLGLNVNSTAVIIGAMLISPLMGPIMGIGLSIGINDFQLLKKSLRNFLWMFVVSIITSTVYFLISPYSSAQSELLARTSPTTYDVLIAFFGGVAGMLAQTRRDRTGTVISGVAIATALMPPLCTAGFGIASGEIMYVLGAFYLFIINTVFIALASYLMVIFLKYEKKTALDQAASKRMRRYVILFSVIILVPSMILTVNILRKTQFEANVDRYVTNVFQFNKTMLVDYDVRYRYEGRQSAVEVRLVGEPLSHNVIENASAQMAYYGLENTELIVRQADENERIDFSKIQHSYAEIIDEKNRTIARLEERLASVQPADTVAAGDISREMAHVADHVGRVSMSKHIFYDVQGVPTDTALVVTVRPDSLSQGAVEYDRIEGWLRTRLKTDNVIVYIEEGEE; encoded by the coding sequence AAGCGAGCATCTACAAAGGAGTGGAGTTCCGCGGGACGAACCTGTGGGTGCTCATCTGCGCCACGTTCATCGCCTCGCTCGGACTGAACGTAAACTCCACGGCGGTCATCATCGGTGCGATGCTGATATCCCCGCTCATGGGCCCGATAATGGGCATCGGACTCTCCATCGGGATAAACGATTTCCAACTGCTGAAAAAATCGCTTCGCAACTTCCTGTGGATGTTTGTAGTGAGCATTATCACCTCGACCGTTTATTTCCTTATATCGCCGTATAGCAGCGCTCAGAGCGAACTGCTGGCGCGAACGAGTCCCACGACCTACGACGTGCTTATCGCCTTTTTCGGCGGCGTCGCGGGTATGCTGGCCCAAACGCGCCGCGACCGTACCGGAACCGTCATATCCGGCGTGGCGATAGCCACCGCACTCATGCCCCCGCTCTGTACCGCGGGATTCGGCATCGCGTCCGGCGAAATCATGTATGTACTTGGTGCCTTCTACCTGTTCATCATCAATACGGTATTCATCGCCCTGGCCTCCTATCTCATGGTGATTTTTCTGAAATATGAGAAAAAGACGGCACTCGACCAGGCGGCCAGCAAGCGGATGAGACGTTATGTCATTCTCTTTTCCGTCATCATTCTCGTGCCGAGTATGATACTTACTGTCAATATCCTGCGTAAAACGCAGTTTGAAGCCAACGTAGACAGGTACGTGACGAACGTCTTCCAGTTCAACAAGACGATGCTCGTTGATTACGACGTCCGCTACCGGTACGAAGGCAGGCAGTCGGCCGTGGAGGTACGCCTCGTCGGCGAACCGCTGTCGCACAACGTAATAGAGAATGCCAGCGCCCAGATGGCCTATTACGGCCTGGAAAACACCGAACTGATAGTCCGGCAGGCGGATGAGAACGAACGCATCGATTTCTCCAAAATACAGCACAGTTATGCGGAAATCATAGACGAGAAGAACCGCACCATCGCCCGGCTGGAAGAGAGGCTCGCATCCGTGCAGCCGGCGGATACCGTTGCCGCCGGAGATATTTCGCGCGAAATGGCGCACGTCGCCGACCATGTGGGACGGGTATCGATGTCGAAACACATATTCTACGACGTACAGGGTGTCCCGACCGACACCGCTCTCGTGGTGACCGTCCGGCCGGACAGCCTCTCGCAGGGAGCAGTGGAGTACGACCGGATAGAGGGATGGCTGCGCACGAGGCTGAAAACCGATAATGTTATCGTTTACATTGAAGAAGGGGAGGAATGA
- a CDS encoding GNAT family N-acetyltransferase, protein MRIVDFKDTSGAVREKVWRLYEESFPAHERRSLTAQEQAFADCRARSKVMLDDEGEVMALVFYWLYAGMVYVEFLAVNPAMRGRNIGSGVVERLLELYPGKLVILEIEPPQEEMAVRRLHFYERLGFVRNPYNYIHPSYRKGTDACPHELVLMSHGRLATEKEFSGFTEFMREVIWEYAD, encoded by the coding sequence ATGCGGATAGTGGATTTCAAGGATACTTCCGGCGCGGTGCGCGAAAAGGTATGGCGACTGTACGAAGAGAGTTTTCCGGCGCATGAACGGCGCAGCCTTACCGCACAGGAGCAAGCGTTTGCCGACTGTCGTGCCCGGAGCAAGGTGATGCTGGACGATGAGGGCGAAGTGATGGCTCTCGTGTTTTACTGGCTGTATGCCGGCATGGTCTATGTGGAGTTCCTGGCGGTGAATCCCGCCATGCGCGGACGAAACATCGGGTCCGGGGTCGTGGAACGGTTGCTGGAACTCTATCCCGGCAAACTCGTCATTCTCGAAATCGAACCTCCGCAGGAGGAAATGGCCGTACGGCGCCTTCATTTTTACGAACGGCTCGGATTCGTTCGCAATCCGTACAATTACATCCACCCTTCCTACCGTAAAGGTACCGATGCCTGTCCGCACGAATTGGTGCTCATGAGCCACGGCCGCCTTGCGACCGAGAAAGAATTCTCCGGATTTACGGAGTTCATGCGGGAAGTCATCTGGGAATATGCCGACTGA